The Candidatus Zixiibacteriota bacterium genome contains a region encoding:
- a CDS encoding ParB/RepB/Spo0J family partition protein, producing the protein MKKVVLGRGLDALIPTESTKQVDDRKFKTVVLDRIAPNPMQPRRDFDDEALQQLAASLTRDGVMQPLVVVQNGSTFTIIAGERRFRAARLAGLNEVPVVVMKDIDEGRMLELALIENLQREDLNAIEAAEAYRSLMEKCNHTQSELASHVGKSRTAVANAIRLLLLPESIKQLVRAGRLSEGHARTMLALDNEVEMLHLARRIEEESMSVRDVERHTTRVRRRPATRRRVPAIAEMESYLKQLMGTSVRIVTGRKKGRIEIEYYGTDDLNRLLEMFQKLG; encoded by the coding sequence ATGAAGAAGGTAGTACTTGGAAGAGGGCTTGATGCGCTCATTCCGACCGAGTCAACAAAGCAAGTTGACGACCGCAAATTCAAAACAGTAGTTCTTGATCGGATCGCACCGAACCCGATGCAACCCCGTCGCGATTTTGATGACGAGGCGTTGCAGCAATTGGCTGCTTCGCTGACCCGCGATGGTGTCATGCAACCCCTGGTAGTTGTACAAAATGGGTCCACGTTTACTATTATCGCTGGAGAACGTAGATTCCGGGCAGCTCGTCTGGCCGGACTCAATGAAGTACCGGTTGTAGTAATGAAGGACATCGACGAGGGACGCATGCTCGAACTCGCTTTGATCGAGAACCTGCAGCGTGAAGATCTGAACGCTATCGAGGCGGCTGAGGCGTATCGTTCGTTGATGGAGAAGTGTAACCATACCCAGAGCGAACTTGCCTCTCATGTCGGCAAGAGCCGGACCGCTGTGGCTAACGCTATACGATTATTGTTACTCCCGGAATCTATCAAACAGTTGGTACGTGCCGGGCGTCTCAGCGAAGGTCACGCCCGGACAATGCTTGCTCTTGATAACGAAGTGGAGATGCTGCATCTTGCCCGTCGCATTGAAGAAGAATCAATGTCGGTACGTGATGTCGAACGACACACAACCAGGGTTCGACGCCGACCGGCCACGCGACGACGGGTGCCTGCTATCGCAGAGATGGAGTCATACCTGAAGCAGTTGATGGGAACTTCGGTGCGAATTGTTACCGGGCGAAAGAAGGGGCGGATTGAGATTGAGTATTATGGCACCGATGATCTCAACCGCCTGTTAGAGATGTTCCAGAAACTTGGATAG